In the genome of Moorena sp. SIOASIH, the window TTGGAATTAAGATTGTAAATAAGTTTCTGTTGAACCAAATTAAAACAGTAAACAATACTAAGTGGTTAAAGCTTCCTGTAATAGACCTGATTCATGAGCACGACGATCCAGCTAATATTATAAGGATTGATCATATCAACTGTACTATAACAGGAAAACCTCCAGAACTTAGAGATAAAATTCAACAGGCTTACAATAATTCTTTTAATAATTATCATTATCCAAAAGGATTTTATCTCGATTCGCTATTACGATTTTCTCCATACTGCAAACTTGATGAATATCTGCCTAGTTATGCCAATTATTTTTTAGGAGTTAAAATAGATTATATCGAGCAAAATAGCAAAGTAAGTGAATCGCACAGAAAAACGTCTCAAACCTGTAATTTATTTTACAAAAAAACAAGTAAGGGGGAAAAAATGCTCTCACATGGTGGATGGATTGCTATCGATTTTGGTACTTCAAATTCTACTGTTACTTTTTACGATCCTAAAGAAGCAATAGAACCCAAGGAATTATCCTTGGAACAAAAAGACCTATTATTTAAACTTTTTAACGAATGGTTAGGCTCATCTGACTCAAAATTACCAGGAGTTGGTGATGATGAATGGCAGGAATATATCGAACAAGTTGAAAGTAATTTGGGAAAATCTTGGCCAGAAATTATCGACAATAAAAATAGCTCGATATTGCTAGAGGGAATTCGCCAACTAGAAATTTCCTTAGGTACTAGACTAGATGATCCAATCTACCCGGTAGTTAGTAAAAAACTTAACGAAATTTACCGTCAATTATTCCAATTACCACCCTTACAAAAGGAACGTATCGTTCTGGCAAAAATAGATAAGAATCTCCCCCAAGAGACACAAATTACTAGCGAACTGGAACTGGTTGGTGTAAATGGATTCTTGGAAGTGGAAATGGGGGAAATAGCTAGAAATAATCGATTGACAGCGATGTCCCAAGAGACTACTGATGAAAACCAGGAAGATGAAAACCAGGAAACATTTTGGCGAAAAATAGAAAGTAAGTTTCACCATTCTCCGAAGCGTTACCTTAATAAAACCAGAAAAAAAGGAGAAGAAGATAAAATCAAGATATATTGGGAAGGAGAAGAGAAGAATATTGAATATAGTGAGCTAATTCAAGCAGCGATGAAATGTCTGATTGAATTAACAGAAAATTTTAAAGATAAACCGGAAAACAAAAAACGTTATGATAGCGGTAAATTTTACAGAGTAATAGTTACTTATCCGACGGTATCTAAACCAGAAAATCGTCGTAAACTGGAAGACTTAGTAAGTCAAATTATTGAGCAAAAATTTACAGATACAGATGTCAAATTAGACGTAAAAAAAGATTTTGATGAAGCAATCGCTGCTGCTATTTTCTATGTATGGCGAGAATTTGGTGGAAACCAAACTATCGGTATAGAAGCTTTTAAAACTCGCTGTCGTCGTAGCGGTCAAAAATGGGCTCAAAACCTAATGGTATTGGACATTGGTGGTGGAACGACAGACTTGGCTTTAATTCGTTTACTTCTGAGAGATGATAGTCCATTTGACCCAGGAGAAGATCGAGGAGCTGGTGGACGTTACTATGTTCTGACTCCAGAGTTGATGGGGTCTTCTGGACACTTATTTTTAGGGGGTGAGTTAATTACTCTACGACTCTTTCGCGTGCTTAAAGTAGCGATTGTTGACAATTTGTTAACGGCATTTACAGAAGGAAACTTAAAGCATGATAAGTTCGATGAGCTGATCAGAGGATTAGATCCAAGATTTTTGCAACAAGATAATCACAACAAATACCGCACTCGCTCCCTATTAGAATGTATTGACAAAGAAAACCCAGAAAACGATCCATTTTATTCAACAGTTCTAAACTATGCAGAAGAAATATTACCAACTCGATGGAAAGAGAACCGAAAAAACCTACAAGCTTTTTACACCCTTTGGCGATGGGCTGATGATGCTAAAGTTGAATTAAGCAAAGGTGCCGTTGAATATGAAATTCCGGCGAATCAATTAGAACAATTTATTAGGGTTCAACAAGATATTGATCTTGGTGAATATAATCCTGGCATCAAGCTATCTAAACAACAACTTGAAACAGCTGCTTCAAAAGTTGTTGGAGAAGCAATCAATATTGCTAAAGACTTGCTAGAAAGCCGATTACCTAAAGACAGTTCAACTGGTCAAAAAGAACCTTTGGATTGGTTAATTTTATCGGGACAGACTTGCCATCTAGATTTAGTCAGGCGTAAAATTAATGAAATCTTTAGCAATACCAATAACGATTTCGAGTGGAACCCAGCCAGGATTACT includes:
- a CDS encoding virulence factor SrfB; the encoded protein is MVINSTGASKYSSLNFAKDVDMPVGIKIVNKFLLNQIKTVNNTKWLKLPVIDLIHEHDDPANIIRIDHINCTITGKPPELRDKIQQAYNNSFNNYHYPKGFYLDSLLRFSPYCKLDEYLPSYANYFLGVKIDYIEQNSKVSESHRKTSQTCNLFYKKTSKGEKMLSHGGWIAIDFGTSNSTVTFYDPKEAIEPKELSLEQKDLLFKLFNEWLGSSDSKLPGVGDDEWQEYIEQVESNLGKSWPEIIDNKNSSILLEGIRQLEISLGTRLDDPIYPVVSKKLNEIYRQLFQLPPLQKERIVLAKIDKNLPQETQITSELELVGVNGFLEVEMGEIARNNRLTAMSQETTDENQEDENQETFWRKIESKFHHSPKRYLNKTRKKGEEDKIKIYWEGEEKNIEYSELIQAAMKCLIELTENFKDKPENKKRYDSGKFYRVIVTYPTVSKPENRRKLEDLVSQIIEQKFTDTDVKLDVKKDFDEAIAAAIFYVWREFGGNQTIGIEAFKTRCRRSGQKWAQNLMVLDIGGGTTDLALIRLLLRDDSPFDPGEDRGAGGRYYVLTPELMGSSGHLFLGGELITLRLFRVLKVAIVDNLLTAFTEGNLKHDKFDELIRGLDPRFLQQDNHNKYRTRSLLECIDKENPENDPFYSTVLNYAEEILPTRWKENRKNLQAFYTLWRWADDAKVELSKGAVEYEIPANQLEQFIRVQQDIDLGEYNPGIKLSKQQLETAASKVVGEAINIAKDLLESRLPKDSSTGQKEPLDWLILSGQTCHLDLVRRKINEIFSNTNNDFEWNPARITFVPDYAKLATSVGACYGMSRQQFTYAPKAAKDKLKEGKSELYIEVNNLLYTLPCAFLRQVVGSLEPVFQARQPLYKFNPNQEAKARSKWFGVLPTTNIYRRDFESQREILWAKFNFEEIAKQIGIYSQNNNLWFEGFKAQFEVNQTLEIEMVVCRGKPHYLVGDQVDDNNSTLTNINQTISEELKTRKEELEKANIQEEVPQAMIIDSELQWDIAIGINEESPQLVFKAGEKLDDIFHNEDEGEQTTKETKGAISKDENQKPRPLPAFPRSGKHTFYAYYPSLESPQLKEIYLGTLGFEENQIKDNCRYYITIDDQSNLRLHEGEVPYWISDQPEVLKEKDGCVLRVKRSPIEEENNDEQNPFSGVH